From a single Nostoc edaphicum CCNP1411 genomic region:
- a CDS encoding DUF3067 family protein, whose amino-acid sequence MTGQELRQMLLDKWGYSYDVQFRRAQGKIFLQVMWKYLEQASFPLSEVEYQEHLDSIANYLHALGGSTQVQTFIAQTRDRPRLGKAVSIPLDLGERTSEWIL is encoded by the coding sequence ATGACAGGACAGGAATTACGCCAGATGTTGCTTGATAAGTGGGGATATTCTTACGATGTCCAGTTCCGGCGGGCACAGGGGAAGATATTTTTGCAAGTAATGTGGAAATATCTAGAGCAAGCTTCTTTTCCCTTGAGCGAGGTGGAGTACCAAGAACATCTCGATAGCATTGCCAATTATCTTCATGCCTTGGGTGGGTCAACACAGGTACAAACTTTTATTGCCCAAACACGCGATCGCCCCCGGCTCGGTAAGGCTGTTAGCATTCCTCTAGATTTGGGTGAACGCACTTCGGAATGGATATTATGA
- a CDS encoding tRNA-binding protein — protein MFSSYSDFEKIEIHVGKVIKVEEFPKAKKPAYKLWIDFGNLGIKKSSAQITKLYEQEELINRLILAVTNFPPRQIADFISEVLVLGVVLDDGEVVLIQPDRDVAVGKRIL, from the coding sequence ATGTTTAGTAGCTATAGTGACTTTGAAAAAATTGAGATTCATGTTGGCAAAGTCATCAAAGTTGAAGAGTTTCCTAAAGCGAAAAAACCAGCTTATAAATTGTGGATAGATTTTGGTAATTTGGGCATTAAAAAATCTAGTGCCCAAATTACTAAACTTTATGAGCAAGAAGAATTAATCAACAGATTAATATTAGCTGTTACTAACTTTCCACCCCGTCAAATTGCCGATTTTATTTCGGAAGTTTTAGTCTTGGGAGTAGTGCTAGACGATGGAGAAGTTGTATTAATTCAGCCAGATAGAGATGTAGCAGTGGGCAAAAGAATTCTCTAG
- the tatC gene encoding twin-arginine translocase subunit TatC → MTPSQDVDTVNVPNLDSEGYGNSDNDPLDELPGEIEMSLFDHLEELRLRIFYSLIAVAVGIIGCFFAVKPIVQLLEVPAQGVKFLQLAPGEYFFVSLKVAAYTGLILSSPFILYQIIQFVVPGLTRRERRLLGPVVLGSSVLFGAGLIFAYLLLIPAALNFFISYGADVVEQLWSIDKYFEFVLLLLFSTGLAFQIPIIQLLLGNLNIVSSERMISGWRYVIMGAVVLGAVLTPSTDPLTQSLLAGAVLGLYFGGVGLVKLTGK, encoded by the coding sequence ATGACGCCTTCACAAGACGTAGATACTGTAAACGTTCCCAATCTCGATTCAGAAGGATATGGCAACTCAGACAATGATCCTCTTGATGAGTTGCCAGGTGAAATCGAAATGTCCCTTTTCGACCACCTAGAAGAGTTGCGACTGCGGATTTTCTATTCGCTGATTGCTGTAGCAGTGGGCATTATCGGCTGTTTCTTTGCCGTTAAGCCAATTGTCCAGCTACTTGAGGTTCCAGCACAAGGAGTAAAGTTTCTCCAACTTGCACCTGGAGAATATTTCTTTGTCTCCCTCAAAGTTGCAGCCTACACTGGCTTGATACTTTCTAGTCCTTTCATTCTTTACCAGATTATCCAGTTTGTAGTTCCAGGACTAACTCGCCGCGAACGCCGTTTACTGGGGCCTGTGGTTTTGGGTTCGAGTGTGCTATTTGGAGCGGGGTTAATTTTTGCCTATTTACTTCTTATCCCCGCAGCTTTGAACTTTTTCATCAGCTACGGAGCAGATGTAGTCGAACAACTTTGGTCAATTGATAAATATTTTGAATTTGTTCTGCTACTGTTATTCAGCACTGGTTTAGCATTTCAAATTCCCATCATCCAACTTTTGCTCGGTAATTTGAACATTGTCTCGTCTGAACGCATGATTTCTGGTTGGCGTTACGTAATTATGGGAGCAGTTGTTTTAGGAGCCGTTCTGACACCTTCTACTGACCCCCTGACTCAAAGTCTTTTAGCTGGAGCAGTTTTAGGGCTTTATTTCGGTGGTGTTGGACTGGTGAAGCTCACAGGTAAATAA